From one Plantibacter flavus genomic stretch:
- a CDS encoding sterol carrier family protein, protein MARPRITDAVGRAALEQALGDAPASRTDTATAVRYLLELLVERAPGNTVEVRVPPFGAVQCIEGPRHTRGTPPNVIEMDAPTWLALASGRIDWTTAMAGGTVHASGQRADLTGLVPLLLPR, encoded by the coding sequence ATGGCCAGACCCAGGATCACGGACGCCGTCGGTCGCGCTGCCCTGGAGCAGGCGCTCGGGGACGCACCGGCGTCGCGCACGGACACGGCGACCGCGGTCCGCTACCTGTTGGAGCTCCTCGTCGAGCGGGCACCCGGCAACACCGTCGAGGTGCGGGTGCCGCCGTTCGGCGCAGTGCAGTGCATCGAGGGCCCCCGCCACACCCGAGGCACGCCGCCGAACGTCATCGAGATGGATGCGCCGACCTGGCTCGCCCTCGCCTCAGGCCGCATCGACTGGACCACGGCGATGGCGGGCGGCACGGTGCACGCGTCCGGCCAACGCGCGGACCTCACGGGCCTCGTGCCACTGCTGCTGCCGCGCTGA
- a CDS encoding NAD-dependent epimerase/dehydratase family protein has translation MSTKRLLVLGGTEFVGRAVVDEAVAAGWEVTVFHRGTNRSSPSDAITVLHGDRTLPGGLDALRVGSWDLAVDTWSWAPVAVRDAAALLADRVGSYVYVSSRSVYADPLPAGASEDAPVVDGSAHDEGFADYARAKRGGEMAAVQAFGDRAVLVRAGLILGPHENIGRLPWWLARIAEGGAVLAPGAASDPIQYIDARDLAAFLLTAGSTGASGAFNVVSEPRAATLGDLLDACIAATGSGATLRWVDQERVLAAGIQPWTQLPVWLPTGPHADAMHHGDVSRALAAGLRRRPLAETVADTWGWLQALGGVAPQRPDRPVVGLDRALERAVLAGS, from the coding sequence ATGAGCACGAAACGACTGTTGGTCCTGGGCGGTACCGAGTTCGTCGGGCGAGCGGTCGTCGACGAGGCCGTCGCCGCCGGCTGGGAGGTCACCGTCTTCCATCGCGGCACGAACCGGTCCTCCCCGTCGGACGCGATCACGGTGCTGCACGGCGACCGGACGCTGCCCGGCGGACTCGACGCGCTCCGGGTCGGGTCGTGGGACCTCGCCGTCGACACCTGGTCATGGGCTCCGGTCGCCGTCCGCGACGCGGCCGCGCTGCTGGCCGACCGGGTCGGGAGCTACGTCTACGTCTCGAGCCGTTCCGTCTACGCCGACCCGCTTCCCGCCGGAGCTTCGGAGGACGCGCCGGTCGTCGACGGATCGGCGCACGACGAGGGCTTCGCGGACTACGCCCGTGCCAAGCGCGGCGGTGAGATGGCCGCCGTGCAGGCGTTCGGTGACCGAGCGGTTTTGGTGCGAGCGGGCCTCATCCTCGGCCCGCACGAGAACATCGGGCGGCTTCCCTGGTGGCTGGCGCGGATCGCCGAGGGCGGTGCGGTGCTCGCCCCCGGCGCCGCCTCCGACCCCATCCAGTACATCGATGCGCGGGATCTCGCGGCCTTCCTCCTCACGGCCGGTTCGACGGGCGCGAGTGGTGCGTTCAACGTCGTGAGCGAGCCGCGGGCGGCCACGCTGGGCGATCTGCTCGACGCCTGTATCGCCGCGACCGGGTCAGGCGCGACCCTCCGCTGGGTGGATCAGGAGCGGGTGCTCGCGGCCGGGATCCAACCCTGGACCCAGCTCCCCGTCTGGCTTCCGACCGGACCCCACGCGGACGCGATGCATCACGGAGACGTCTCGCGTGCGCTCGCGGCGGGTCTCCGTCGTCGTCCGCTCGCCGAGACCGTCGCCGACACCTGGGGTTGGCTGCAGGCCCTCGGCGGTGTGGCGCCGCAGCGTCCGGACCGCCCCGTCGTCGGACTGGACCGTGCCCTCGAGCGGGCCGTGCTCGCCGGAAGCTGA
- a CDS encoding DUF2273 domain-containing protein: MTDATGQPAPEAQHPSEPTGPTPSTEPDTEVATVYSSGSVSVRRSPRYWRFLVIGAFVGVIAALILTFAFPGSADYSLTQVFGFLLLVCVVVFGAIALVVGLLIDRSMARRTRIVAADRVDVHPAGTPAADAEPAGSVSAEPGESGPRIHPSQKVQDGHDLIHQLPGGRCRHGGR; this comes from the coding sequence ATGACAGACGCCACCGGGCAGCCAGCACCGGAAGCTCAGCACCCATCCGAACCGACCGGTCCGACGCCCTCGACCGAGCCCGACACCGAGGTCGCGACCGTGTACTCCTCCGGTTCGGTCTCGGTGCGCCGGTCACCCCGCTACTGGCGGTTCCTCGTCATCGGTGCCTTCGTCGGTGTCATCGCCGCACTCATCCTCACCTTCGCATTCCCGGGGAGCGCCGACTACTCGCTCACCCAGGTGTTCGGCTTCCTCCTGCTCGTGTGCGTCGTGGTCTTCGGCGCGATCGCCCTCGTCGTCGGTCTCCTCATCGACCGCTCCATGGCGCGACGGACGCGGATCGTCGCAGCGGATAGAGTTGACGTGCATCCAGCCGGGACCCCCGCGGCCGACGCGGAACCTGCCGGTTCCGTCAGTGCCGAGCCAGGTGAGTCCGGCCCCCGAATCCACCCATCGCAGAAGGTTCAGGACGGTCATGACCTCATCCACCAGCTACCGGGAGGCCGGTGTCGACACGGCGGCCGGTGA
- the zapE gene encoding cell division protein ZapE: MDTTGTETTDPAPIPPGDALLSAVESAAADAGFTLEPEQLEVARRLASLRIADDRPAHLYLWGAAGRGKTWLLDAFFAALLTQRRRRVHFHSFFRGLHAAIHRVRAEAADAARATGEPGAASRAAAGAVTNAVEQAVDELLADVDVVLFDEFHVHDPGDGTLMIRLLEALFARRVTLLTSSNFRPQDLLPDPAYHHVFEPGIALIEANMQVLELAGSTDHRRSSPVSHRDGFARGSWSIAGEAADARLATLGLHRPGPGEATTLTISGHTFHAAAARDGRVWFASAELIERPTSVGDYLAWAADYDRWVLDALPESHALTREARARFVLLIDALCDLGVELHVVAATDRETFVTDPALGPGGFARDAVRTRSRLALLREVR, encoded by the coding sequence GTGGACACGACGGGGACCGAGACGACCGATCCCGCTCCGATCCCTCCCGGCGACGCCCTGCTCTCGGCGGTCGAGTCCGCCGCCGCCGACGCCGGGTTCACGCTCGAGCCGGAGCAGCTGGAGGTGGCGAGGCGCCTGGCATCGCTCCGGATCGCCGACGATCGACCCGCACACCTGTACCTGTGGGGTGCGGCCGGGCGGGGCAAGACCTGGCTCCTCGACGCGTTCTTCGCAGCGCTCCTGACGCAGCGGCGGCGTCGCGTCCACTTCCACTCCTTCTTCCGCGGGCTGCACGCCGCGATCCACCGGGTCCGCGCGGAGGCCGCCGACGCGGCCCGCGCGACGGGCGAGCCGGGCGCCGCGTCCCGGGCGGCGGCGGGAGCGGTGACGAACGCGGTCGAGCAAGCCGTCGACGAGCTGCTCGCCGACGTGGACGTCGTGCTCTTCGACGAGTTCCATGTGCACGATCCCGGCGACGGCACCCTCATGATCCGGCTGCTCGAAGCCCTCTTCGCCCGACGGGTGACCCTGTTGACGAGCTCGAACTTCCGGCCGCAGGACCTCCTGCCGGACCCGGCGTACCATCACGTCTTCGAGCCCGGCATCGCCCTGATCGAGGCGAACATGCAGGTGCTCGAACTCGCCGGCTCGACCGACCACCGTCGCAGTTCGCCGGTCAGTCACCGCGACGGCTTCGCCCGTGGCAGCTGGTCCATCGCCGGCGAGGCCGCGGACGCCCGCCTCGCGACCCTCGGCCTCCATCGACCGGGGCCGGGCGAGGCGACGACGTTGACGATCAGTGGCCACACGTTCCACGCGGCCGCCGCGCGCGACGGCAGGGTGTGGTTCGCCAGCGCCGAACTCATCGAACGTCCGACCTCCGTGGGCGACTACCTCGCCTGGGCGGCGGACTACGACCGGTGGGTGCTCGACGCCCTGCCCGAATCCCATGCCCTCACCAGGGAGGCGCGCGCCCGGTTCGTCCTGCTCATCGACGCCCTGTGCGATCTCGGCGTCGAACTCCACGTCGTGGCCGCCACCGACCGGGAGACCTTCGTGACCGACCCCGCCCTCGGGCCGGGCGGCTTCGCCCGCGACGCGGTCAGGACGCGCAGTCGGCTCGCCCTCCTCCGCGAGGTCCGCTGA
- the purF gene encoding amidophosphoribosyltransferase, whose translation MCGIVGIVSTEPANQQVYDSLLLLQHRGQDSTGIATADGSTFHMVKAKGQVREAFRTRDMRSLLGNMGLGHVRYATKGDAANESEAQPFYVNAPYGITLIHNGNLTNTRELSKDLFHVDRRHVNSTSDTELLLNVLATELQGQISGLDLDPDQVFNAVENVHERVEGSYATIALIAGHGLLAFRDPFGIRPLILGKRQTGMVGNDWVVASESLVLEAGGYEIVREIAPGEAVFITASGELYSRQCAKNPRLVPCSFEYVYLARPDSVMNGISVYEARLRLGNRLADTIAEYTPMGDIDVVMPIPDSSRPAAMQVAQKLGIEYREGFYKNRYVGRTFIMPGQAQRKKSVRQKLNAMGSEFKGKNILIVDDSIVRGTTSKEIVDMARLAGANKVTFTSAAPPVRYPHVYGINMPSRQELVAHGKKIPDIARELGADNLIYQEVADMKAAILEGSGISDLEMSCFTGEYVTGTVSEEYLEWVERSQLS comes from the coding sequence ATGTGCGGCATCGTCGGCATCGTCTCAACCGAGCCTGCCAACCAGCAGGTCTACGACAGCCTCCTGCTCCTCCAGCACCGCGGTCAGGACTCCACCGGCATCGCCACCGCCGACGGCAGCACCTTCCACATGGTCAAGGCCAAGGGCCAGGTGCGTGAAGCCTTCCGCACCCGCGACATGCGCTCGCTCCTCGGCAACATGGGCCTCGGCCACGTGCGCTACGCGACGAAGGGCGACGCCGCCAACGAGAGCGAGGCGCAGCCGTTCTACGTGAACGCGCCCTACGGCATCACGCTCATCCACAACGGCAACCTCACGAACACGCGCGAGCTCAGCAAGGACCTGTTCCACGTCGACCGTCGTCACGTGAACTCCACGAGCGACACCGAGCTGCTGCTCAACGTCCTCGCGACGGAGCTGCAGGGTCAGATCAGCGGCCTCGACCTCGATCCCGACCAGGTGTTCAACGCCGTCGAGAACGTGCACGAGCGGGTCGAGGGCTCCTACGCGACGATCGCCCTCATCGCCGGTCACGGCCTGCTCGCCTTCCGCGACCCGTTCGGTATCCGCCCGCTCATCCTCGGCAAGCGCCAGACGGGCATGGTCGGCAACGACTGGGTGGTCGCCTCGGAGTCGCTCGTCCTCGAAGCCGGCGGCTACGAGATCGTCCGTGAGATCGCCCCGGGAGAGGCCGTCTTCATCACCGCGTCGGGTGAGCTGTACTCGCGGCAGTGCGCGAAGAACCCGCGGCTCGTGCCGTGCTCCTTCGAGTACGTCTACCTCGCGCGCCCCGACTCCGTCATGAACGGCATCTCGGTCTACGAGGCCCGGCTGCGTCTCGGCAACCGGCTCGCCGACACCATCGCCGAGTACACGCCGATGGGCGACATCGACGTCGTCATGCCGATTCCGGACTCCTCCCGTCCAGCGGCCATGCAGGTCGCGCAGAAGCTCGGCATCGAATACCGCGAGGGCTTCTACAAGAACCGGTACGTGGGGCGCACCTTCATCATGCCGGGCCAGGCGCAGCGCAAGAAGAGCGTCCGTCAGAAGCTCAACGCGATGGGCTCCGAGTTCAAGGGCAAGAACATCCTCATCGTCGACGATTCGATCGTCCGCGGGACGACGTCGAAGGAGATCGTCGACATGGCGCGTCTCGCCGGTGCCAACAAGGTGACCTTCACCTCCGCCGCACCGCCGGTCCGCTACCCCCACGTGTACGGCATCAACATGCCGTCCCGCCAGGAACTCGTCGCACACGGTAAGAAGATCCCCGACATCGCGCGTGAGTTGGGCGCTGACAACCTCATCTACCAGGAGGTCGCCGACATGAAGGCCGCCATCCTCGAGGGCTCCGGCATCAGCGACCTCGAGATGAGCTGCTTCACCGGCGAGTACGTCACCGGTACGGTCTCCGAGGAGTATCTCGAGTGGGTGGAGCGCTCGCAGCTCTCCTGA
- the purM gene encoding phosphoribosylformylglycinamidine cyclo-ligase — translation MTSSTSYREAGVDTAAGDRAVELMKAAVAKTHGPEVFGGFGGFAGLFDASALTAFRRPLLATSTDGVGTKVAIAQAIDKHDTIGQDLVGMVVDDIVVVGAKPLFMTDYIACGKVHPERIASIVAGIARACSDTGTALIGGETAEHPGLLGVDDYDVAGACTGAVEADAILGEHRVEDGDVVLALASSGLHSNGFSLVRHILAQAGVGYADHSDELGTTFGEALLEPTRLYTLPLLRLLDSPAFAGGVHSLSHVTGGGIAANLARVLPKGSWAEVDRSTWSPSPVFRTLSELAGSSLESSEGTWNLGVGFFAVVSPAVADGVTAALEADGIATWQVGTVHLGDDAADLSAFEQGAKGVDGGAVRLVGAYRD, via the coding sequence ATGACCTCATCCACCAGCTACCGGGAGGCCGGTGTCGACACGGCGGCCGGTGACCGCGCCGTCGAGCTCATGAAGGCCGCCGTCGCGAAGACGCACGGCCCGGAGGTCTTCGGCGGCTTCGGCGGGTTCGCCGGCCTGTTCGACGCCTCGGCCCTCACGGCCTTCCGTCGGCCCCTGCTCGCGACGTCGACCGACGGCGTCGGCACGAAGGTCGCGATCGCCCAGGCCATCGACAAGCACGACACCATCGGCCAGGACCTCGTCGGCATGGTCGTCGACGACATCGTCGTGGTCGGTGCGAAGCCGCTCTTCATGACCGACTACATCGCCTGCGGCAAGGTCCACCCGGAGCGCATCGCCTCCATCGTCGCGGGCATCGCCCGGGCCTGCTCCGACACCGGGACGGCGCTCATCGGCGGCGAGACCGCGGAGCACCCCGGACTCCTCGGGGTCGACGACTACGACGTCGCCGGCGCCTGCACCGGTGCGGTCGAGGCCGACGCCATCCTCGGTGAGCACCGCGTCGAGGACGGCGACGTCGTCCTGGCGCTCGCCTCCTCGGGCCTGCACTCGAACGGCTTCTCCCTCGTGCGGCACATCCTCGCCCAGGCGGGCGTCGGGTACGCCGACCACAGCGACGAGCTCGGCACGACGTTCGGCGAGGCCCTCCTCGAGCCGACGCGGCTCTACACCCTGCCCCTCCTGCGGCTGCTCGACTCCCCGGCCTTCGCGGGTGGCGTCCACTCGCTCAGCCACGTCACCGGCGGCGGGATCGCCGCCAACCTCGCGCGCGTCCTGCCCAAGGGGTCCTGGGCCGAGGTCGACCGCTCCACCTGGAGCCCGTCACCGGTGTTCCGCACCCTGAGCGAGCTGGCCGGATCCTCGCTCGAGTCGAGCGAGGGCACCTGGAACCTGGGCGTCGGGTTCTTCGCCGTCGTCTCGCCGGCGGTCGCCGACGGCGTCACGGCCGCCCTCGAGGCCGACGGGATCGCGACCTGGCAGGTCGGCACCGTGCACCTCGGCGACGACGCCGCAGACCTCAGCGCGTTCGAACAGGGTGCCAAGGGGGTCGACGGCGGCGCCGTCCGCCTCGTCGGCGCCTACCGCGACTAG
- a CDS encoding glycosyltransferase family 2 protein, producing the protein MTSDIEAPAETTLDATIVIPTYNGEMYLEQILSAIEAQEYDGTFETLVIDSGSTDRTLDIVAAHPDVRLHVIPNSEFGHGRTRQLAARLARGKYVAYLTHDAIPGDSRWLHELTAPLDPDGMDVVAVMGKQIARPTCFPLLKYEIHDVFHNFGPDFGTTVFANDGFADGNGGLLDALAFYSDVNSATRRELLLGDIPYRDLPYSEDMAFGADIIAAGLRKAYAPRGWVIHSNDLTLDEYRKRIFDETTALRRIGKPVARLRRSRQIGYTVVGAIRDAKRIVRDKEYGWKRRAYWFVMNPAYHAAKWSSYYTASRVDLNDEAAMRAGSLEHSRK; encoded by the coding sequence GTGACCTCCGACATCGAAGCCCCTGCCGAGACGACGCTCGACGCGACGATCGTCATCCCCACGTACAACGGCGAGATGTACCTCGAACAGATCCTCTCCGCCATCGAGGCCCAGGAGTACGACGGCACCTTCGAGACGCTCGTCATCGACTCGGGTTCCACGGACCGCACGCTCGACATCGTCGCCGCCCACCCGGACGTCCGGCTGCATGTCATCCCGAACAGTGAGTTCGGCCACGGCCGGACCCGCCAGCTCGCCGCTCGCCTCGCCCGCGGGAAGTATGTCGCGTACCTCACGCACGACGCCATCCCCGGCGACTCGCGATGGCTCCATGAGCTCACCGCGCCGCTCGACCCCGACGGCATGGACGTCGTCGCCGTCATGGGCAAGCAGATCGCCCGCCCGACCTGCTTCCCGCTGTTGAAGTACGAGATCCACGACGTCTTCCACAACTTCGGGCCCGACTTCGGTACGACCGTCTTCGCGAACGACGGCTTCGCCGACGGCAACGGCGGACTGCTCGACGCCCTCGCGTTCTACTCCGACGTCAATTCGGCGACCCGCCGCGAACTCCTGCTCGGCGACATCCCGTACCGCGACCTCCCGTACTCCGAGGACATGGCGTTCGGCGCCGACATCATCGCGGCCGGCCTGCGGAAGGCGTACGCGCCGCGGGGCTGGGTCATCCACTCGAACGACCTCACCCTCGACGAGTACCGCAAGCGCATCTTCGACGAGACGACGGCGCTGCGTCGGATCGGCAAGCCCGTGGCGCGGCTCCGGCGGTCCCGGCAGATCGGCTACACCGTCGTCGGCGCCATCCGTGATGCGAAGCGGATCGTCCGCGACAAGGAGTACGGCTGGAAGCGCCGGGCGTATTGGTTCGTGATGAACCCCGCCTACCACGCGGCCAAGTGGAGCAGCTACTACACGGCCTCACGCGTCGACCTGAACGACGAGGCCGCCATGCGGGCCGGGTCGCTGGAGCACAGTCGCAAGTAG